The Streptomyces sp. NBC_01363 region CCTCGTCGGCTGGTGGGAGTTCTCGGCCCGGTTGTTCAGGCCTTTGTGGGAGCGGTGCTCGACCGAGGGCGTCACCTCGCGGTGGGCCGCTCCGTAGGAACGGAGCTTGTCCGTGACGATCACCCTCGGCACGGCCCCGATTCCTTTGAGGAGCCGACGGAAGAAGCGCCTGGCCGCAGCCTTGTTGCGCCGGTTCTGGACGAGGATGTCCAGCACGTTGCCGTCCTGGTCGACCGCGCGCCAGAGGTACTTCTGCTCGCCGTTGATCGTGATGAAGACCTCGTCAAGATGCCATTTGTCGCCGGGGCGGGAACATCGGCGGCGCAGCGCGTTGGCGTAGGGCTGCCCGAACTTCAGACACCACCGGCGGACCGTCTCGTAGGACACGATGATGCCGCGCTGCAGCATCAGCTCCTCCACCTCACGGAATGACAACGGGAAGCGGAAGTACAGCCACACGCAGTGGGAGATCACCTCGACCGGGTACCGGTGCCCCTTGTACGACGGCGGCGTACTACCCACGGACAACCCCCTCCACCATGATCACCCCGAAGATCATCCCACCCGGTCAGCCAACGTGACAGTGCCTGTTGGAGGGCTTCAGATCGCGGTGGATCACCCCGGCCGCGTGGATGGACTGCAGTGCCTCGGCCACCTGCGCCGTCAGCGCCAGCACCGCCTCTACCGCCAGCGGCCCCCGCGCGGCCACCGCATCGTGCAGAGCCGGCCCGGGGACGTACGCCGTGGCCAGCCACGGTTCGTCGGCGCCCAGATCCGCGTCGACGACCGGCACTGTGTAGAGGCCCTGCACCCGCCGAGCCGCGGACACCTCCTGCTCGAACCGCTTACGGAACGACGCGTCGGCCGCGTACTCGCGGTGCACGACCTTGACCGCCACCGCGCTGCCGGCCGGGGTGCGCGCCAGGTAGACCCGGCCCATGCCACCCGCACCGAGCAGGCCCTCCAGCCTGTACGGGCCTGCGGTGACCGGATCCCAGCGGGCGGACCGGCGGTGGCTCGGCCGGCCACCCCGGGGTGCCGGCCAGGTGCGGAACCGCGCGCGGGCCATGGTCCGGTTGGGACATGCCGACTGTCACCCCTAGCTGGTCGTGCCTGCGCCACGCGGGCAGTTGCCTCGTACGAGGACACGGCACAACTCGCCCTCACCGTACGGAACCCGGCGCTCCGTCGAGGCCCGCGCTGGTTCGAGCGGCAGCGTAATGGAGCCCTGGCCGGGGCGTCTGTCCCGGTCCTGTCACAAGCGGGGGTCCGACGACGGCCGCGGTCCGGCCGCCCGGACCGTACTAACCTCGGGCTTTCACGAGCGGGTCGGTGCGCACCGAGAAATCAAAGCCCGGATGATCCAGCTCCGGTCCGAGCACCTGCTTGGCGGGGAAAACACCGACTCTTCAAGAACGAGAAGTTCACCCGGCGTTAACCCAGGCGCCAGACGTCCGACACCAGGAATAGTAAACCGGTGTGCAATCGGCTGCAATGTACGACACGAGCAATCAGCGGATAAGGCGGTACGCACGACGGGAAGAGCCAATTCCTGCAGGGACGGGCGGTCGACAAAAAGCGCCCAAACAGGCAAGAAAGCCCGTGAAAGTGACCAAATGTGACCCGAATGCAGCCCGTTCGGCGGGCTGGCGCGAAACTTCAAGAATTGATTCGCCATATTTGACCCAGAATGGAAGAGCCTGTGAATTAGGCCACCGCCAGGTGCGCCGGGCACACCCGCCCGCTCACGTCGCTCAGCTGCCGTGCTCGACGGCAACCCCCTGGCCGACACGTACGTCGGCCCGGTACGCGCGTCGGCCCGGTACGCGCGTCGGCCCGGTGCAGTCCAAGCCGACGCGGCGCCGCCCCAGCAAGACGCGCTGCCCACTGCCATGGACGCGACACTCACATCGCAGCCCAACGGCACCCTTCCGTCATCGGGGCATCAAATTAATTAATTCCATCGAACCCTCAGGGCCGCAGCTGCGTTAAGCGATTTCCTGCAGGCATGCCGACCGCCACATCCCTATGGACAGATCCCCGAAATTACCTAAGATTATTCGCGATCTCAGGAGGGTACGCGGCACCGACCTCACCCTTTTCCGGTCGCACCAGAAAAGCAAAGCGATCGAAAAGGAAGTAGAAATAATGCGGAAAATTTCAGGCGCCATCGCCACCGTAGTGGGAAGCGCCGCCATGCTGGCCGGGCTCACTGCGCCCACCGCATCCGCGGCCGGCGTGGAGCACTGCTCGGAGATCCTGCCCATCACGACCTCGGCGGTCTGTATCAACGACGACGGTGGCTACCGTGCCCACGTGAGCGTGGCCGTGGACCTCCATGGCCATATAGGGGACTTCAATCTGGAGTGTGACAACGGTCAGAAGTTCGGCGACCTCGGCCCGTTCAAGATGGATGGTTCTGACTACAGCTACATCTTCACCGTCGGGCGTCAGGGTAGGTGCCACGTAACCCTGTACGTCAGGGACGCCGGATTCTCGATCTCTTCGCCGAGCATCACGCGCTGACATAACGCGACCGCGGCAGGACCAACGCATCGCCCGTCCGGCGTGCCACCCACACCGGACGGGCGACTCGCGCCGGATCGACAGCTACTAACCTCGCCGCTTCGGTCTTCTCGGCCGTGAGTGCCGCGCTGCGGGCGGCTGGCCCGGTAGCCGATGGGGGGTGGGCCATCGTTCAAGGGGAGAGCGATCATGGCGGCGAGGCTGTGAGAAGGCACGCGTACATACCGACGGCTGACTCGAAGCCGTCAGGGCACCGGCGAGGGGCCGAGATCCACTGGAGATTTCCTCAACACGGAGCCGGAGCGGCGCCGTGTGACCATGCCGATATGACATCTGGTCGGATCATCTTCCTCAATGGCACCTCCAGTTCAGGGAAGTCGAGCATCGCCCGGGAGCTACTGGACATCCTCGACGACGGCGTCTTCTTCCACCTGGCAGTCGACAGCTTCAACGCGATGCGCAGCAAGCGGGAGCTCGGGACGGAGAAGCTCGACGCCGCGCTGCGGGGGACCAGGATGGGCTTCCACCGCTCGATTGCGGCCATGGCCGAGGTGGGCAACGACATCGTGGTCGACCATGTGCTGAGCGAGCCGTGGCGACTGCTCGACTGCCTGACGGTGCTGCCACCCGAGGACGTGCTGTTTGTCGGCGTCCACTGCCCGCTGGATGAACTGGCCGGGGCGACCGCCCGCCGGGTCTCGCGGCCCACCAATACGACCTGGTCCACGCTCACGGCGACTACGACCTGGAGTGCGACACCAGCACGGCAAGCCCGAGCGAATGCGCACAGTGAAGCTTCCTCTTGATGTTGGACACCTGGAGTCTGGGACGTGAGGTTCCAGAGGAAGTAGTGGCAGGTGGGAGGCAAGAGCAACCGCCGTAGGCGGTATGCGGAGGAGTTCAAGCGCGACGCGGTCGCGCTGGTCCGGTCTTCCGGCAAGACGGTCACCGAGGTGGCCCGGGAGATCGGGGTCAGCGCCGAGGGACTGCGGAACTGGGTCAAGCAGGACACGATCGACCGCGGGCAGGGGGCGCCGGGCGAGCTGACGAGCGCGGAGCGGGAAGAGCTGCGTCGGTTGCGGCGGCAGAACCGTGAGCGGGCCGAGACGATCGGGGTGCTGCGAAAAGCGGCGGCGGAGTCAACCGGTTGATGCAACAGCTGCCGCGAGCCTATCAGCGGGAGTTTCGAACCCGAGGGTCTGCCGGGGGCGGGTGTTCAGCTTGAGCGCGACGGTATCCAGGTCGGCCTGGGTATATCCGGACAGGTCGGTGCCCTTGGGAAAGTACTGGCGGAGCAGGCCGTTAGTGTTCTCATTCGATCCCCGCTGCCAGGGGCTTTTCGGATCGGCGAAGTAGACCTTGACGTCGGTGGCCATCGTGAACCGCTTGTGGTCGGCCAGCTCAGTACCCCGGTCCCAGGTCAGTGAAGTCATCAACCCGTCGGGCAGGTAACGGACTTGATGACTCAGCGCGGAGATCACACTGGTGGTGTCCTTGGTCTTCGACGCTGCGCCGCTGTCAGGGGCGGACGAGGACGATGCCGACCTTGCCGGGCCGTACCGCGTGCTCCACGGCGTCGGCCAGCTCGCCGAGGCCGTATGTGG contains the following coding sequences:
- a CDS encoding transposase — protein: MGGKSNRRRRYAEEFKRDAVALVRSSGKTVTEVAREIGVSAEGLRNWVKQDTIDRGQGAPGELTSAEREELRRLRRQNRERAETIGVLRKAAAESTG
- a CDS encoding IS6 family transposase, with the translated sequence MSVGSTPPSYKGHRYPVEVISHCVWLYFRFPLSFREVEELMLQRGIIVSYETVRRWCLKFGQPYANALRRRCSRPGDKWHLDEVFITINGEQKYLWRAVDQDGNVLDILVQNRRNKAAARRFFRRLLKGIGAVPRVIVTDKLRSYGAAHREVTPSVEHRSHKGLNNRAENSHQPTRQRERAMKSFHSVGGAQRFLSAFSGIPPHFRPRRHRRTAPDHRTEMTVRFAIWDQITGATAPPTAS